In the Spirochaetaceae bacterium genome, CACCGGGGAGGAGTGATGGCGCAACTACACCGGATGGTCCTTGCCGGCTGTGGAGGCATGGGGCGACGCCACCTGCGCAGCTACCGGGTGCTCGGCGCGGCGGAACCGGGGCGCGCCGAGCTCGCCGCGGTGGTCGACCCCGAGCGGGAGCGCGCCGAATTCGTCGCCGCCGAAGCGGAGCAGCTCCTGGGGCGGCGGCCGCTGGCGTTCACGTCCCTGGAGGCGGCTGCCGCCGCGGTGCCGGAGCTGGACGTGGTGGACATCGTCGCCGCCGCGTCGGCGCATCATCGTATTGCGCGGGTGGCCTGTGCGGCCGGCATGCACCTGCTGTGCGAGAAGCCGATGGCGCCCACCGTGGCGGCGTGCCGCGCGATGCAGCGCGCCGCGGAGCAGGCGGGCCGCGTGCTGTCGGTGGCCGAGAACTACCGCCGCGATCCGATCAGCCGGCTGGCGCGTGCCCTGGTCGGCGCCGGCGCCATCGGGCAGGTGCGCTCGCTGGTCGACCTGTCCGGCAGCGGCGGCAGCCGCGGCAGCGCCGGGCCGTGGCGCTACCGGCGCACCGAGGGAGGCCCGATCCTCGAGGCGGGCGTGCACAACGCGGACATGCAGCAATACCTGGCCGGCTCGGCCACCCGGGTGAGCGGCCAGGTGCGCCTCAACGAGCCGCGCCGGATCTACCGGGACACACCGCTGAAGGTGTTCCATGACCACTACGCCCACAGCAATCCGGAAGTGGCGCCGGCCGACGCGCCCGACCTGCTCATGGCAACGGTGGAGCATGCCGGCGGCGCCCTCGGCCAATGGCTGTACGACGACTCGTTGCACGGCCCGCGGCTGCGCCGCTTCACGCTGTTCGGCAGCGAGGGGCAGATCGACCTGCCCGGCGTGCGCAGCGGCCGCCCGCTGCAGGTGTTCCGCGACGACCACGACGGCGCGCTGCCGGACGCCGCGGTGCTGGCGCTGGTGCCGGACTTCGCGCTCGACGAGCGCACCGCGCGCCTGTTCGGCGGCGAGCGGCTGGCGCGCTACGAGAACGCCGGCGGCGGCATGGGCGGCGGCGCGGACCTGAAGCTGCTGGCGCTGGAGATGGCCGAGCTGCTGGACGCCGCCGACGGCGGCCCACCGGTGGAGGTGGACGCCGAGGTGGGCCTGTCCGCGGCGGCGCTGGTGTTCGCCTGTCACGAGTCCTCCACCGCCGGCCGCCCGGTGACGCTGAGCGAGGTGATCGACGGCACCCTGGACACCTACCAGCGCCCCATCAACCAGGCGCTGGGCGTGTAGCACCGTTGCGCAACGCGAAACCGGCGCGGCGGTCCGGCGGACACGGGAGTTAATCGAGATTACGTAGGTTAAATGAGATTAGTTAGATTCCGGGTAAGAACTTCCGCGCACGACGGCTTTGACGGAGGCGGTGTCACCGGTCTATAGTGAGCATCCGGCGCGAGGTCAGCGAGATGCATCTGCAAGGCGAGCACACCTTCACCGCACGTCAGCCGCACGTTTGGGAGTTGTTGAACGACTCCGGCGTGTTGGCCCGCATCACGCCGGGTCTGAGCGAACTGGAGGCCGACGGCGACGACTCCTATCGCGCGCGGTTCGCCATCAAGATGGGGCCGATCAACAGTACCTTCAGCGGGACGTTGCGGGTGGTGGACCGGGTGGCGCCGGAGCGCTTCCGGTTGCTGGTGGAGATAGCCGGCAAGGCGGGCACGGTAGCCGCCGAGGCCACCGTTGCCGCGCAATCGACGGCAGGCGCCGGTCCGGACAACACCCGGGTCACCTTCACCGCGGACGCCAGGCTCACCGGGCTGCTGGTACGCATGGGCCAACGGGTCCTGAGCGGCGTCGGGCGCCTGCTCACCAAGCAGTTTTTTCAGGCATTGGAACAGGAGATCGGGCAGTCGCCCGCGCGGGAGTCTGCGTGAGGCGGGCCATGTCAACCACACGGATACGAGGAGGAGCGAGATAGATGAGCGTAACGATCAGCGTTACTGTCAACGGCCACAGCCATCGGCATGAGGTCGAGCCGCGGCTGCTGCTGGTGGACTACCTGCGCGACGTGCTGGGACTTACCGGTACCCACGTCGGCTGCGACACCAGCGGCTGCGGGGCGTGTACGATCGCCTTCAACGGCCGCGCCGTGAAGTGCTGCACCGTTCTGGCGGTGCAGGCCGACGGTGCAGAGATCACCACCATCGAGGGGCTCGCCACCGGCGGCGAGCTGCATCGCCTGCAACAGAGCTTCAACGAGCAGCATGGTCTGCAGTGCGGGTTCTGCACGCCCGGCATGATCATGGCGGCGCGGCAGCTTCTGGAACGCAACCCCGATCCCAGCGACGCGGAGATTCGGCACGCCCTGGAGGGCAATTTCTGCCGCTGCACCGGGTATGAAAACATCGTCAAGTCGGTACGCGCGGCGGCCGGCTCGGCGGCCTAGGAGGTCCGGCCATGGCAAACTACATCGGCCAATCGGTCAAGCGGGTAGAGGACCGGCGCTTCGTGACCGGCAAGGGACGCTACACCGACGACATCAAGCTGCCGGGCATGACCTGGGCGGCGATCGTGCGCAGCCCGCACGCGCACGCCTCGATCGACGGCATCGACACCTCGGCGGCGCTGGCCGCGGACGGGGTGGTGGCGGCGTACGTGGGTCAGGATCTTGCCGACGCCGGCGTCGGCGGATTGCCGTGCGGCTGGCAGG is a window encoding:
- a CDS encoding Gfo/Idh/MocA family oxidoreductase is translated as MAQLHRMVLAGCGGMGRRHLRSYRVLGAAEPGRAELAAVVDPERERAEFVAAEAEQLLGRRPLAFTSLEAAAAAVPELDVVDIVAAASAHHRIARVACAAGMHLLCEKPMAPTVAACRAMQRAAEQAGRVLSVAENYRRDPISRLARALVGAGAIGQVRSLVDLSGSGGSRGSAGPWRYRRTEGGPILEAGVHNADMQQYLAGSATRVSGQVRLNEPRRIYRDTPLKVFHDHYAHSNPEVAPADAPDLLMATVEHAGGALGQWLYDDSLHGPRLRRFTLFGSEGQIDLPGVRSGRPLQVFRDDHDGALPDAAVLALVPDFALDERTARLFGGERLARYENAGGGMGGGADLKLLALEMAELLDAADGGPPVEVDAEVGLSAAALVFACHESSTAGRPVTLSEVIDGTLDTYQRPINQALGV
- a CDS encoding SRPBCC domain-containing protein, with product MHLQGEHTFTARQPHVWELLNDSGVLARITPGLSELEADGDDSYRARFAIKMGPINSTFSGTLRVVDRVAPERFRLLVEIAGKAGTVAAEATVAAQSTAGAGPDNTRVTFTADARLTGLLVRMGQRVLSGVGRLLTKQFFQALEQEIGQSPARESA
- a CDS encoding (2Fe-2S)-binding protein; protein product: MSVTISVTVNGHSHRHEVEPRLLLVDYLRDVLGLTGTHVGCDTSGCGACTIAFNGRAVKCCTVLAVQADGAEITTIEGLATGGELHRLQQSFNEQHGLQCGFCTPGMIMAARQLLERNPDPSDAEIRHALEGNFCRCTGYENIVKSVRAAAGSAA